In Niallia sp. FSL W8-0635, one genomic interval encodes:
- a CDS encoding ArsR/SmtB family transcription factor, with product MQLDISENSIPVYEVLSSPTRINIIKLLSKKKMNIGELAKELNISSAIVSRHITKMSDAGLVKTETIPGKSGLQKVAILKVDRIEIQFPQKIYSAYESYKQEIPVGHYFNFDVYPTCGLATTTNPIGEYDDSKYFMDPQKNQAAILWFTKGFIEYRIPSILKETDKLEMIDIVLEASSEFPYSNNVWPSDITFSLNGKELCTWTSPGDFSDTRGRFTPDWWPNETNQYGILLTIRITKHGVYADGKKLSDTTIDEFRDEQRGMWDLKVEIKEDAENLGGVTLFGKGFGNYNQDINFITYYSNPV from the coding sequence ATGCAATTAGATATATCGGAAAATTCTATCCCTGTGTACGAGGTTCTATCCAGTCCTACTCGCATAAACATTATTAAATTATTATCCAAGAAAAAAATGAATATTGGAGAATTAGCAAAAGAATTGAATATAAGTAGCGCGATAGTCAGTAGACATATTACAAAGATGAGCGATGCAGGTTTAGTGAAAACCGAAACAATCCCTGGTAAATCTGGTCTGCAAAAAGTCGCTATCTTAAAAGTAGATCGAATTGAAATCCAATTTCCGCAAAAAATCTACTCTGCTTATGAAAGCTATAAACAAGAAATTCCTGTTGGACATTATTTTAATTTTGATGTTTATCCGACGTGTGGACTTGCTACTACCACAAATCCCATTGGCGAATACGATGATTCAAAATACTTTATGGATCCGCAAAAAAATCAAGCAGCTATCCTTTGGTTTACAAAGGGATTTATCGAATATCGCATTCCATCCATTTTAAAAGAAACTGATAAGCTTGAGATGATTGATATCGTATTAGAAGCATCCTCTGAGTTTCCATATTCCAATAATGTTTGGCCATCTGACATTACGTTTTCCTTAAATGGAAAAGAACTATGCACCTGGACCAGCCCAGGAGACTTCTCTGACACCAGAGGTCGCTTCACCCCTGATTGGTGGCCAAATGAAACCAATCAATACGGCATCTTGCTTACTATTCGCATCACCAAGCACGGTGTTTATGCTGATGGAAAAAAATTATCCGATACTACAATTGACGAGTTTCGTGACGAACAACGTGGAATGTGGGATTTAAAGGTAGAAATTAAAGAAGATGCAGAAAATCTTGGTGGCGTTACGTTATTTGGAAAAGGCTTTGGGAATTATAATCAAGATATAAATTTTATTACTTATTATAGTAATCCAGTGTAA
- a CDS encoding alpha-N-arabinofuranosidase — protein sequence MQVNLLLDKQGPTISKYIYGQFAEHLGRCIYEGVWVGKDSDIPNVNGIRKDVVAALKNIQVPVVRWPGGCFADEYHWKDGIGPVENRSTIVNTHWGGVTENNHFGTHEFLELIRQLECEAYVNGNVGSGNVQEMQEWVEYMTMNGESPMANLRRENGQEEAWKVEFFGVGNENWGCGGNMRPEYYADLYRRYQTYVRKYGEHNIYKIACGPNVDDYNWTEVLMKNAARFMDGLSLHHYSIPTRVWQDKGNALNFPEEQWYSVLEHAQYMDELITKHSTIMDKYDPEKRVGLIVDEWGSWYNVEPGTNPGFLYQQNTIRDAMLAAITLNIFHKHADRVHMANIAQMVNVLQSMILTEGEKMIKTPTYHVFDLYKHHQDAELVDSYGDESNHVTYTASKKDGKLTVSLCNYDLTETREITLSRKEGEFVVVEAEYITANTMDAHNTFEQPDVVAKKEFTSYIMEKDTLKVTLAPMSVASIVTKVN from the coding sequence ATGCAAGTGAATTTATTATTAGATAAACAAGGACCGACAATTAGTAAATATATTTATGGGCAATTTGCTGAACATCTAGGACGGTGTATTTATGAAGGGGTTTGGGTTGGAAAAGACTCCGATATTCCAAATGTAAATGGAATTCGAAAAGATGTGGTTGCAGCATTAAAAAATATCCAAGTACCTGTTGTTCGTTGGCCAGGTGGTTGTTTTGCGGATGAATATCATTGGAAAGATGGAATTGGGCCAGTGGAGAATAGAAGTACAATCGTTAATACACATTGGGGTGGAGTAACGGAAAATAACCACTTTGGCACACATGAGTTTCTTGAATTGATTCGTCAATTAGAGTGTGAAGCATATGTAAATGGAAATGTGGGGAGCGGAAATGTACAAGAAATGCAGGAATGGGTTGAATATATGACCATGAACGGAGAATCGCCAATGGCAAATCTTCGCAGAGAAAATGGTCAAGAAGAAGCATGGAAAGTAGAATTCTTTGGCGTGGGTAATGAAAATTGGGGCTGTGGTGGAAATATGCGTCCTGAATATTATGCAGACTTATACCGTAGATATCAGACATATGTACGTAAGTATGGAGAGCATAATATTTATAAAATTGCCTGTGGTCCTAATGTAGATGACTATAATTGGACGGAAGTATTAATGAAAAATGCGGCAAGATTTATGGATGGACTTAGCTTACATCATTATTCTATTCCAACGAGAGTATGGCAGGATAAAGGAAATGCTTTAAACTTCCCAGAAGAACAGTGGTATTCCGTTTTAGAACATGCACAGTATATGGACGAGTTAATTACAAAGCATAGTACAATCATGGATAAATATGATCCGGAAAAACGAGTTGGTTTAATCGTAGATGAGTGGGGTTCTTGGTACAATGTAGAGCCTGGAACAAACCCTGGCTTTCTATATCAACAAAACACGATTCGTGATGCAATGCTTGCTGCTATTACATTAAATATTTTCCATAAGCATGCAGACAGAGTTCATATGGCGAATATTGCGCAAATGGTGAATGTACTGCAGTCAATGATATTAACAGAAGGGGAAAAAATGATCAAAACCCCTACTTATCATGTTTTCGATTTGTATAAACATCATCAGGATGCAGAACTAGTTGATTCTTATGGAGATGAAAGTAATCATGTAACATATACAGCTTCTAAGAAGGACGGAAAATTAACGGTCTCCCTATGTAACTATGACTTAACAGAAACGAGAGAAATTACACTTTCTAGAAAAGAAGGGGAATTTGTAGTAGTAGAAGCAGAATATATTACAGCAAATACTATGGATGCCCATAATACATTTGAACAACCAGATGTTGTAGCAAAAAAAGAGTTTACTAGTTATATAATGGAGAAGGATACATTAAAGGTTACTTTAGCACCTATGAGTGTTGCGAGCATCGTAACAAAGGTGAACTAA
- a CDS encoding DUF6171 family protein, with protein sequence MACVGCEIKEQVSRLDVDALVREQLSFEIDLAEEEVRDQRLNICDQCEHLNQHTCGKCGCFVRFRASLEKKSCPDRKW encoded by the coding sequence ATGGCATGTGTAGGCTGCGAGATAAAGGAACAAGTTAGTCGACTAGATGTTGATGCACTTGTACGAGAACAGCTTTCCTTCGAAATAGATTTAGCCGAAGAGGAAGTAAGAGATCAGCGGTTGAACATATGTGACCAATGTGAGCACCTAAATCAGCATACATGTGGAAAATGCGGCTGCTTTGTCCGCTTCCGTGCTAGCTTAGAGAAAAAAAGCTGTCCGGATAGAAAGTGGTAG
- a CDS encoding ABC transporter ATP-binding protein — protein MNLLRTTLQHFKPYWRKLLIALFFSLIGGAFTILPPILVGKLVDEVIGDKAIAFILWIVFGILSAFLGKALFESLQEFVQVKIGFDVITDMQIRAFKRLHRTPMSFFSKTPRGDMLYRLTHDVESIQNLNNTVVPRILQQVISAIAAFITVFAIYWPAAIVMFIVFAIYILPSFKLGKTMRKMSAVQRDMSADMYQHLQESIESVRLVRTYQTQKEEIATQEKKLSNWKNYSIRAALIGKVNWRLGNLFNIATPGVVMLIGGLAIWQGNITVGTLVSCLNFIPIMFQPVRSLAENALTIQQAIPALQRIYEYFDLPEEHEQNLPNFGAVQGGLALDNIWFSYPGSDKQVLKGVSVSVETGKHIGIVGTSGGGKSTLIQILLGLYEPEKGSVTIDGKNLFAYNRNSFRRQVGVVSQETFLLNSTLRNNLLYGKPDATMEELEQAVEAAGLKELIESLEDKYETVVGERGLKLSGGQRQRVALARAILRQPPVLIFDEATSSLDGETEEKVQDSLEQLIPGRTTITIAHRLITVRKADTILMLDQGIVAEQGTHDELLALKGQYYQLYRAQYSELEKEMIG, from the coding sequence ATGAACTTATTAAGAACTACTTTACAGCATTTTAAACCATATTGGCGTAAGTTATTGATTGCTTTATTTTTCTCATTAATTGGTGGTGCCTTTACGATTTTACCTCCAATTCTGGTAGGGAAATTGGTGGATGAAGTAATCGGGGACAAAGCAATAGCATTTATTTTATGGATTGTATTCGGAATATTATCAGCATTTTTAGGAAAGGCGTTATTTGAATCTTTACAAGAATTTGTTCAGGTGAAAATTGGATTTGATGTGATTACAGATATGCAAATTCGCGCGTTTAAAAGACTTCACAGAACGCCGATGTCCTTTTTCTCAAAGACACCTCGTGGGGATATGCTTTATCGACTAACACATGATGTAGAATCGATACAAAACTTGAATAATACGGTTGTACCAAGAATTTTGCAACAAGTAATTAGTGCAATAGCAGCATTTATCACGGTATTTGCGATATACTGGCCAGCTGCGATTGTGATGTTCATTGTATTTGCCATTTATATTCTTCCATCCTTTAAGTTAGGGAAAACGATGCGGAAAATGAGTGCGGTACAAAGAGATATGAGTGCTGACATGTATCAGCATTTGCAGGAAAGTATCGAGAGTGTTCGTTTAGTAAGAACCTATCAAACACAAAAAGAGGAAATTGCTACACAGGAAAAGAAACTGAGCAATTGGAAAAATTACTCTATTCGAGCGGCATTAATTGGGAAAGTCAATTGGCGTCTAGGGAACTTATTTAATATTGCTACTCCTGGTGTTGTGATGCTGATTGGTGGATTAGCCATTTGGCAAGGGAATATTACTGTAGGTACGCTCGTTTCTTGTTTAAACTTTATTCCAATCATGTTCCAGCCTGTTCGTTCCTTAGCGGAAAATGCCTTAACGATTCAACAGGCAATTCCAGCATTGCAAAGAATATACGAATACTTTGATCTGCCGGAAGAGCATGAACAAAATCTTCCGAATTTTGGTGCAGTTCAAGGGGGTTTAGCTTTAGATAATATTTGGTTTTCCTATCCAGGAAGTGATAAGCAAGTTTTAAAAGGTGTATCTGTTTCAGTAGAAACCGGAAAGCATATTGGCATCGTTGGCACGAGTGGTGGTGGAAAAAGTACGCTTATTCAAATTTTACTAGGGCTATATGAACCAGAGAAAGGCTCAGTGACTATTGATGGAAAAAATTTATTTGCCTATAACCGCAATAGTTTTCGCAGGCAGGTTGGAGTAGTCTCACAGGAAACCTTCCTATTAAATAGTACGCTTCGCAATAATCTTCTTTATGGAAAGCCTGATGCAACGATGGAAGAGCTGGAGCAGGCTGTTGAAGCAGCAGGTTTAAAGGAGCTAATCGAGTCCTTGGAGGATAAGTATGAAACGGTTGTGGGGGAACGTGGCTTGAAGCTTTCTGGGGGACAAAGACAAAGGGTTGCCCTTGCGAGAGCCATTTTGCGTCAGCCACCAGTGTTAATTTTTGACGAAGCTACATCTTCCTTAGATGGAGAAACGGAAGAAAAGGTTCAAGACTCATTAGAGCAATTAATTCCAGGAAGAACGACAATTACCATTGCCCATCGATTGATTACAGTCAGAAAGGCAGATACGATTCTGATGCTTGATCAGGGAATAGTTGCCGAACAAGGCACACATGATGAGTTGCTTGCCTTAAAAGGGCAGTATTATCAATTATATCGAGCACAATATAGCGAGCTAGAGAAGGAGATGATTGGATGA
- a CDS encoding ABC transporter ATP-binding protein, with the protein MSKQNISKQKKIGDGKRVIQFLMPYKKWVIGDSIVIAISQVFSALIPTLALSWLIDTILPSENNTWLWGLMWLLVLSAVLDLGMMIIDEYFCHITAKSVTNRQKLRLFGHLQVLPFSFYQNNSSGELLARTSDDPDTLHNFLAWEGSTFMASAQGVVIYSIVLLFIHPYLMITSVVLGILFYWASNYVGARTRAASADARAEASRYLERLRESVTGIHLSRVMGVSDSEVESVVSIRDSFVKHSLRELKARMQSVVVIASYNGFALGLVYFISTLLIWNADLTSGQMLTAGGLVTIAANEMQRLLRNWLSVRRTGPALDRSDILLSQPVSEAETKHGVRGERASGDVRLKDVSFVYPDKEESVLKGVSFDIKAGEKIALVGPSGSGKSTIIDLLFRLYDTTKGSIEVDGREIREWDTDWLRSQMAIVTQDVQMRSGTLADNLRIGKSDATERELYDVLRASGLGELLDTLPDGLNTKVGERGSLLSGGQKQRLSLARAILKDAPILVLDEASSALDPITEAKINEAVLKTTKKQTIFIISHRLSTVLSADRIIVLDRGVIVEEGTHNELLKNNNGVYSRLFKREADIGEATVNQKDAQLI; encoded by the coding sequence ATGAGTAAGCAGAATATCTCCAAACAAAAGAAAATCGGCGATGGCAAACGCGTTATTCAATTTTTAATGCCTTATAAAAAATGGGTCATTGGGGATTCGATTGTTATTGCTATTAGCCAGGTTTTTTCAGCATTAATACCGACTTTAGCACTGAGCTGGCTGATCGATACGATTCTTCCAAGTGAGAATAACACCTGGCTATGGGGATTAATGTGGCTTTTGGTATTATCTGCTGTATTAGATTTAGGGATGATGATTATTGATGAGTATTTTTGCCATATTACTGCGAAGTCTGTGACAAATAGACAAAAGCTACGATTATTTGGGCATTTGCAAGTGCTGCCTTTTTCGTTTTATCAAAATAATTCATCAGGAGAATTATTAGCACGAACTTCTGATGATCCAGATACCCTTCATAATTTTTTAGCATGGGAAGGGTCAACCTTTATGGCAAGTGCACAAGGGGTAGTGATTTATAGTATTGTATTGCTGTTCATCCATCCTTATTTAATGATTACAAGTGTTGTTCTTGGAATTCTATTTTACTGGGCATCCAACTATGTAGGGGCTAGAACACGAGCTGCATCAGCGGACGCTAGGGCAGAAGCTTCCAGATATTTAGAGAGATTAAGAGAATCTGTAACAGGTATTCATCTATCACGTGTAATGGGAGTTTCCGACAGTGAAGTAGAAAGTGTTGTTTCCATCAGAGATTCTTTTGTAAAACATTCTTTACGAGAATTAAAGGCAAGAATGCAATCGGTAGTTGTGATTGCAAGCTATAATGGATTTGCATTAGGACTTGTTTATTTTATCAGTACTCTCCTTATCTGGAATGCTGATTTAACTAGTGGTCAAATGTTAACAGCAGGTGGATTAGTAACGATTGCGGCAAATGAAATGCAGCGTCTCCTTCGCAATTGGCTTTCAGTCAGACGAACAGGGCCTGCTTTGGATCGTTCGGATATCTTGCTTTCTCAACCTGTATCAGAAGCAGAAACGAAGCATGGGGTTAGGGGAGAAAGAGCAAGTGGCGATGTGCGCTTGAAAGACGTGTCTTTCGTTTATCCAGATAAAGAAGAGAGTGTATTAAAGGGAGTTTCTTTTGATATAAAGGCAGGAGAAAAAATAGCCTTAGTTGGTCCGAGTGGTTCTGGAAAATCTACCATTATTGATCTGCTCTTTCGATTATATGACACAACAAAGGGTTCCATTGAAGTAGATGGTCGAGAGATTCGAGAATGGGATACAGACTGGCTGCGCTCGCAAATGGCAATTGTTACACAGGATGTACAAATGCGAAGTGGCACGTTGGCAGATAATTTACGAATTGGAAAATCAGATGCTACAGAGAGAGAATTGTATGACGTTCTTCGTGCGAGCGGTTTAGGTGAATTACTCGATACCCTTCCAGATGGACTGAACACAAAGGTCGGAGAAAGAGGAAGCTTACTATCTGGTGGGCAGAAACAGCGTCTATCTTTAGCACGAGCAATTTTGAAAGACGCGCCAATCCTAGTATTGGATGAAGCAAGCTCAGCGCTAGATCCTATTACAGAGGCAAAAATTAATGAAGCAGTTTTAAAAACAACAAAGAAACAAACGATTTTCATTATTTCCCACCGACTATCAACAGTACTATCCGCTGATCGGATTATCGTATTAGATAGAGGCGTAATAGTCGAAGAAGGTACACATAACGAGCTGTTAAAAAATAATAACGGCGTATATTCGCGATTATTCAAACGGGAAGCAGATATTGGAGAGGCGACTGTTAATCAGAAAGATGCACAGCTTATTTAA
- a CDS encoding GNAT family N-acetyltransferase has product MEIIQQWVQEDSDYIRKKLVAYNMEQLPDKLKSPYENISFVVKDDNGTIMAGVTGHMFWHHMHVDFLWVDESVRKAGYGSKLLAKIEQAAKENACTFIYLDTFSFQAPAFYEKHGYEVFGTLDHFPERVKQYFLKKKLVE; this is encoded by the coding sequence ATGGAAATTATCCAGCAATGGGTTCAAGAGGATAGTGATTATATTCGAAAAAAGCTGGTCGCTTATAATATGGAGCAGTTGCCAGATAAATTAAAAAGTCCCTATGAAAATATTAGTTTTGTTGTAAAAGATGATAATGGCACAATTATGGCTGGCGTAACTGGTCATATGTTTTGGCATCATATGCATGTTGATTTCTTATGGGTGGACGAAAGTGTAAGAAAAGCAGGATACGGCAGCAAGCTCTTAGCGAAGATAGAACAAGCTGCAAAAGAAAATGCATGCACATTTATCTATTTAGATACCTTTAGCTTTCAAGCACCAGCCTTTTACGAAAAGCATGGCTACGAAGTATTTGGGACTCTAGATCATTTTCCAGAAAGGGTTAAACAATACTTTTTGAAGAAAAAATTAGTGGAATAG